GCCATGGCCGGCGTTGCGATCAGCCGGAAATCCGGCGCGCCTTCGGGCGCGGCGGGCCTGTCCGCCTTCAGCAGGCGGACGACGCGCTCGGGCAGCTTGTCTTCGAGCCGCGACACCAGGGCCGCCAGTGCGGCGTCATCGCCCACATCCGGTACGGTCGGGCCGGAGGCGATGGCGCGCGGGTCGTCGCCCGGCACGTCGGAAATGGCCAGCGTCACCAGGCGCGCCGGATGGGCGGCAGCCGCAAGCCGCCCGCCCTTGACCGCCGAAAGCCGCCGCCGAACCATGTTCATTTCATTGATGCCGGCGCCGCTATCCAGAAGCAGCCGGTTGACGGCCTTCTTGTCTTCCAGCGTCAGCCCCTCGGCGGGCACCGTCATCAGCGCCGAGCCGCCACCGGAGATGAGAGCCAGCACGAGGTCGTCCGCGGTCAGGCCGGAAACCGCCGCCAGGATCCTGCGTCCGGCCGCTTCGCTGGCCTCGTCGGGCACCGGATGGGCCGCCTCGAGAACCTCGATTCTCTCGGTCGGCACGGCATGGCCGTACCGTGTGACGACGACGCCGGTCAGCGGCACGTCGGGCCAGGCAATCTCCACCGCGCGGGCCATCGTGGCGGCCGATTTGCCGGCGCCCACGACGACGACGCGGCCGTTTTCGGGCGGCTTCGGCAGATGCGAGGCCAGGACCGTCAACGGGTCGGCGCTGGCAACGCCCGCCATGAAGATTTCCCGCAACGCCGTCAGCGCCCGCTCAGCTTGCATGGACATCGCCTGAACCCCTCCCGGTCGAATCGATCTTGCCGCATAGTCATAACCGTGGATATCCAGCGGCGCACTTTCACAAATATTCACACGATTATGGGGCAATTTGTTAATCGGCTCTGGACGGATCGGGATCGGGCGGCTTAACTGTCGACGATGGGGGAGGATTATCGATCATGAGCGAACACAAGCCGGCCGTCTGCGTGATCGGCCTGGGCTCCATGGGCATGGGCGCCGCGCGCTCGTGTATCGCGGCGGGCCTGCCGACATACGGCGTCGATATCAGCGAGGCAGCCTGCGCGGCCCTGCGCGAGGCCGGCGCGGCGGATGCCGGGCCCGACGGGCGTGTCTTCGCCAGCCGGCTGGACGCCGTGCTGGTGCTGGTCGTGAATGCCGCGCAGGTGGAGGCGGTTCTCTTCGGCGAAACGGGGCTGGCGCCGGCGCTCAGGCCCGGGACGGCGGTCATGGTATCGGCCACCATAGCGCCGCAGGATGCCCGCCGCTTCGACGCGATGCTGGCCGAGCGCGGGCTCGTCATGCTGGATGCGCCGGTATCGGGCGGCGCGGCCAAGGCCGCAATCGGGGCCATGACGGTCATGGCGGCGGGCTCTGCCGAAGCATTCGCGGCCTTGCGCCCGGTCTTGTCCGCCGTCGCCGAGAAGGTCTACGAGATCGGCCCGGAGATCGGGCAGGGGGCGACCGTCAAGGTCGTGCATCAACTGCTGGCCGGCGTGCACATCGCCGCCGGGGCTGAAGCCATGGCCCTGGCCGCCCGCGCGGGCATACCGCTTGACCTGATGTACGATGTCGTCACCCACGCCGCCGGCAATAGCTGGATGTTCGAGGACAGGATGAAAGCCGTGGTGTCGGGCGATTACACACCGACATCGGCCGTCGACATCTTCGTCAAGGATATGGGCATCGTCACGGAAACGGGACGCGCGCTGAAGTTTCCGCTGCCGCTCGCCTCCACGGCGTTCGCGATGTACCAGAACGCCAGCAATGCCGGTTACGGGGCCGAGGCGGACAGCGCCGTCATCAAGACCTTCGCAGGCATAGACCTGCCAGGAAAGGCGGGCTCCTGATGCGCCTCGGAATCATTGCGGACGATTTCACCGGCGCAACGGACATCGCCGGTTTCCTCGTCGCCAACGGCCTCGGAACGATCCAGCTCAACGGCGTGCCGGATGCGGCCCGGACGGTGACGGCCGATGCCGTCGTCATCAGCCTCAAGTCACGGTCCGCGCCGGTCGCGCAGGCGGTGGCGGAAAGCCTTGCGGCCCTTGAGTGGCTGATGGCGCGCGACTGCGAACAGGTCTTCTTCAAGTACTGCTCGACATTCGACTCGACCCCGCAGGGCAATATCGGCCCGGTCACGGATGCGCTGATGGCGGCCATGGGCGAGACGTTAACCGTGATCTGCCCGGCGCTTCCGGTCAACGGACGCACGATCTATCAGGGCTATCTCTTCGTCGGCGACGTGCCGATGGACGAATCGGGCATGCGGCACCACCCGGTGAACCCGATGACGGACGCCAACCTGATGCGGCTGATGCAGGCGCAGTCGGAGGGCAAGGCCGGCAACGTGCCCTACGCCGTCGTGGAGCGGGGGGCCGACGCCGTGCGCGCGGCGCTGGAAGAGTTGAAGGCCGCGGGGGTGCGCTACGCGGTGCTGGACGCCTTGAACGCCGACCATCTGAAGACGCTGGGGGCGGCCGTCTCGGGCATGCGCCTGGTGACGGGCGGAGCGGGCCTTGCCGACGGCATCTGCATGGCCGACACGGCCGGTTTCGGGGATCCGGCAGATGCGGAGGCAGCCGGCCGACCCGGCACGGGGCGTACGATCCTCCTGTCCGGCTCGTGCTCGCAGATGACGAACCGGCAGGTGGCGGCCTATGCCGCCTTGGCGCCGGTCGTCCGCGTGTCCGTGGACGAGGCCATCGCCGACAGCGACGGCTATGCAGGCCGGCTTCTGGACGCGGTGAAGGCGGTGGAGGGCGGCGCCTATGCGCCTCTCGTCAGTGCCACGGTCGGGCCGGAGGCGCTGGCCGATATTCAGTCGCGGCTGGGCGCTCAGGCAGCCAGCGCGGCCGTGGAGCATCTGTTCCATGCACTTGCGCGCCGTCTGGAAGCCGAGGGCTTCCAGACGTTCATCGTGGCCGGCGGCGAGACGTCGGGCACCGTTACCCAGGCGCTGGAGATCGGCGGCTTCCACATCGGGCCGCGGATCGCACCGGGCGTGCCCTTCGTGCGCGCTGTCGACAAGCCGATATCGCTGGCGCTGAAAAGCGGCAATTTCGGTCAGGAGCGCTTCTTCTTCGAGGCGCAGGACCTTGCGCGCGCCGCGCCATCGCGGAAGGGAGTGTGACCATGCCGCGTCTGGCAGCCAATCTGACGATGATGTTTACCGAGGTGCCCTTCCTCGACAGGTTCGAGGCGGCGGCGGACAACGGCTTCAAAGCCGTCGAATTCCTGTTTCCCTACGAGCACCGGCCGGAGGAGATCGCCGAGCGCATCCAGCGCCTGCGGCTGGAGGTCGCCCTGTTCAACATGCCACCGGGCGACTGGGCCGCCGGAGAACGTGGGATGGCAGCCATCCCGGGCCGCGAGGCCGAATTTGCCCGCAATGCCGGCATTGCGCTGGCCTATGCCCGCGCCCTCGGCGTGAAGCGCGTCCATGCCATGTCCGGCATCACCCGGGGCCTCGATGCGGATGAATGCCGCAACACCTTCATCGCCAATATGCGGACGGCCTGCGACATGTTCGCCCCGGACGGCATCACCATTCTGGTCGAGGCGCTGAACACGCGGGACGTGCCCGGCTATTTCGTCGCCCGCCAGGAAGAGGCGGCCAATCTCTGCGCGGCCGTGGAGCGCCCCAACATCGCGGTGCAGTTCGACCTTTATCACGCCCAGATCATGGATGGAGACCTGACCCGGCTGGCCGAGCGGCTCAACGGGCGCTTCGCCCATGTGCAGATCGCTTCGGTGCCGGAGCGGCACGAGCCCGACACGGGCGAGGTGGATTACGGGCACATGCTGGGCGTTCTGGACCGTCTCGGATATGAGGGTTTCGTCGGCTGCGAATACAATCCGCGCAATGGAACCGTCGCCGGCCTCGGCTGGACGCGGCCCTGGCTCGGGGGTTGAGATGGCCCTTATTCCGGCAGAGCGGCAAAGCCGGATCGTGGACCTCGTCAGCCAGCGGCCGGCGGTGGGCATCGCCGAACTGACGCGGCTTCTGAAAGTGTCCCACATGACGGTGCGGCGGGACATCCGCAGCCTGGAAGAGGCGGGGCGCGTCATCGCGATTGCCGGAGGCGTGCGCCTGGCCGACCCGACCGTCTCGCGTGAGGCGCCGCACGCGGCGAAAGCGGCGCTGAACCGTGCGGCAAAGGCGGCGATCGGCGCGGCGGCGGCGTACCTTGTCCCGCAAGGAGCGGCCATCTATCTTGATGCGGGCACGACCATCCTTGCTCTGGCGGCGCAGCTTGCGCGGCGGGACGACCTGACCATCGTCACCAACGATTTCGCCGTCATGGAGCTTCTGTCGAGCCAGGGCGGCTCGGTGCTGCACCATACGGGCGGGCTGGTCGATCGCGAGAACCGTTCGGCCATCGGCGACAATGCGGCGCGCGCCATACGGGCCTTCCAGTTCGACATGGCCTTCATCTCGACCTCATCCTTCTCGAAGGCCGGCCTTTCGGTGACGGATCCGGGAAAGGGCGTGGTGAAGGAAGCGGCGGTGGCCAGCGCGGCATCGTCCATTCTTCTGGCCGACAGCTCGAAGTTCGGCCGCCGCGCGCCTTACGCTTCGCTGCCGATGCAGGCATTCGACATTCTGGTGACCGACGCCGGCCTTGCGCCGGAATGCGTGGCGGCGATCGAGGACCTTGGGCTCAACGTCATACGTGGCGGGGGAGAAACGGCATGAACGAGGCGAAGGCGCGCGACTGCCTGTGCCGCATGGGCGAGCGCCTCTATCATCGTGGCCTGGTCCACGGCACGGCGGGCAATCTCAGCGTGCGCATCGACGATGGCTGGCTCATGACGCCCACCAATACCAGCCTTGGCGATCTCGACCCGGAGCGCCTGTCGAAGCTGGATGCGCAGGGCCGCCTCGTCTGTGGCGACAAGCCTTCCAAGGAGGCGTTCCTGCACACCTCCGTCTACGCGGTGCGGAGCGAGGCGGAGGCCATCATCCACACCCATTCCACCCATTCGGTGGCGGTATCCTGCCTGGACCATCCCGAGGGTTGCCCGGTGCTGCCGCCGCTGACCGCCTACTATGTCATGCGGGTGGGGGAGCTTGCGCTTGTGCCCTACTATCGGCCGGGCGACACCAGCCTGGCGGAGGCGGTGCGCGAAGCGGCCGTGAAGCACGCCTGCGTGCTTCTGGCCAATCATGGCCCCGTCATTGCCGGAAAGGGTTTGAACGAAGCCCTCTACGCACTCGAAGAGCTGGAGGAGACGGCCAAGCTGCATCTTCTGCTGCAGGGCCTGAAGACCAAACCCCTGACCGAGGACGAGGTTCGGGAACTGATGGGCTGAGCAGCGGTCTTGCGCGATGGACGAGCCCGCCGGATTCCCCGGACATCAACTCGTCAGAAGCTTGTCGTCGTCCAGCTCGCCGCCGCGTACCTTGCGGAACATCTCGATCAGGTCTTCCACCGTCAGGTCATGACGGCTGTCCCCGGCGACGTCCAGCACAACGCGGCCGCCATGCAGCATCACCGTACGCGTGCCGAAATCCAGCGCCTGCCGCATCGAGTGGGTGACCATGAGTGTCGTCAGCCTGTGCTCGGTCACCAGCCGCTGGGTGAGCTCCATCACGAATTCGGCCATGCCGGGGTCCAGCGCGGCGGTATGCTCGTCCAGAAGCAGGACCTCGCTGCCTGAAAGCGTCGCCATCACCAGCGACAGGGCCTGGCGCTGCCCACCGGACAGAAGATCCATGCGATCTCCCATCCGGTCTTCCAGGCCGAGGCGCAGGGCCGAGACCCGCTCGCGGAACATGTCGCGACGGCGGGACGACAGAGCGGAGCCGAGACCGCGCCGCTTGCCGCGCGCAGCGGCCAGCGCGAGGTTTTCCTCGATCGTCAATGCGCCGCAACTGCCGGTCAGCGGGTCCTGGAACACGCGGGCAACCAGCCGGGCACGGTCGGCGGTATCGCGGCGGGTTACGTCCTTTCCGCCGATGGTGACGCGCCCCTCGGTGGGCAGCACGTCGCCGGCCAGAACGCCGAGCATGGTGGACTTGCCCGCACCGTTGGAGCCGATGACCGTGACGAAGGCCCCGTTGTCGATGGTGAGGTCGAGGCCGGCGAGCGCCTTCTTTTCCAGCGGTGTACCCCGCCCGAAGGTGACGCCGATCTGGCTGAGTTCGATCATGTGGATGCTCCTCCGCGGCGCAGGCGCGGCAGGATGAGGGCGATGGCCACGAGGGCGGCGGTCACGAGGTTCAAATCCGATGCCTTGAGCCCGAGCGCGTCGGTGGACAGCGCCGTCTGGATGGCGATGCGATACAGGATGGAACCGGCCACGCAGCCGATCAGCGCGATGGCCAGAAGGCGGGAGCGGAACAGGGTTTCGCCGACGATCACGGCGGCAAGGCCCACGACGATGGTTCCGACGCCCGAGGTGACGTCGGCAAAGCCGTTGGTCTGCGCGAACAGCGAGCCGCCCAATGCGACGAGCGCGTTGGAGATGGCCATGCCCAGATAGATGAGCCGGTTTGTCTTGACGCCCTGCGCCCGCGCCATGCGTGGGTTGGCGCCGGTGGCGCGCATGGCAAGGCCGATATCGCTTTCGAGGAAGCGCCAGAGCGCGATCAGTACGACGACCACGAGCACGAAGATGAACAGCGGACGCACGTAGAAGTCGGGAAGGCCGAGCCCGTAGAAGGGCGTCAGCATCGTATCCTGGTTGATCAGCGCGATGTTGGGGCGGCCCATGACGCGCAGGTTGATGGAGAACAGCGCGATCATCGTCAGGATCGACGCCAGGAGGTTCAGGATACGGAACTGCACGTTCAACGCCGCGGTCACCAGGCCGGCGACGGCTCCGGCCAACATGGCGACGCCCGTCGCGGCCCAGGGATTCCACCCGGCGAGGATCAGCACGGCCGCGACGGCTGCGCCGAGCGGAAACGAGCCGTCGACCGTCAGGTCGGGGAAGTCGAGTATGCGAAAGGCGAGGTAAACGCCCATTGCCACGAAGGCGAAGACAAGGCCGAGTTCGACTGCCCCGAGGAAAGCGAATTGGCTCATTCGACGACCTGGTTGGCGCGCTCGAGGACGGCCGCCGGAAGGGTCACGCCCATCTTCTCGGCAGCGGCCTTGTTGACGACGAGGTTGGAGCCGGACGCCACCGCGACGGGAATATCGCCGGCCGCCTCGCCGTTCAGGATGCGCACGACCACGGCGCCGGTTTCCTTGCCGACCTCGTGATAGTTGAAGCCCAGGGCGGCAAGAGCGCCGCGGCTGACCGAATCGGTATCGGCGGTCACCAGCGGCACATCGCTTTCCTCGGCGACGCCGACGGCCGATTCCAGGGCGGAGACGATGGTGTTGTCGGTCGGCACGTACATCACGTCGGCCCGGCCGACGAGGGCGCGCGCCGCGTTCTGGACTTCGGACGACCGGGAGGCCGTGGATTCCACAACGGAAAGCCCGGCCGCCTCCGCCGCCGTCTTCAATGCCGCGAGCGAGGAGACCGAATTGGTTTCGCCCGGGTTGTAGAGAAAGCCGATCGTCTTCGCCTGCGGCAGGATTTCCTGGATCAGCGCGACATGCTCGGCCACCGGCGACATGTCGGAGATGCCGGTGACGTTGCCGCCCGGTGCTTCCATCGACTGGACGAGCTGCGCGCCGACAGGGTCGGTGACGGCGGTGAAGACCACCGGAATGTCACGCGTGGCCGACACGACGGCCTGCGCCGAAGGCGTCGAGACGGCGACGATGACGTCCGGCCCCTCGCCGATGAACTGGCGGGCGATCTGCGCCGCCGTTCCGGGATTGCCCTGGGCGGACTCGTAGCTGAATGTCAGGTTTTCGCCATCCTTGAAGCCGGCCTCCTCGAGCGCTTCCTTGACGCCGTCGCGCACGGCATCGAGCGCGGGGTGCTCCACGATGGCAGTCACCGCCACGCTGGCGTCGGCGGCGAAGGCCGCCGTCGCGAGAGCCGATGCGGACAGGGAGAGGGCGGTGACGAAAGCGAGGGCCGTCTTGCGCATGTCGGGAATCCGTCAATTGAGCTTCATCTTCGACGGCAGAAGACAGCCGCGCGCCCTAAAGTCAACGGCCAAAGCGCGGCCGTCCCGCCATTGGCCTATCCGTCACGCACGCGTGGATTCCGCCGGTTCCAGCTCCAGTACCTCTGTCGGCGATTCCGATTCGCGCGTCAGGACCGTCGTGGTGATGGTGCTGGGCGCGTAGGATACCCCGGCCTCGTCCATCCGCTTCTTGAGCCTGCGGTTGAACTCGCGGCCGACGCCCCACTGCATCAGCGGCTTGGTGCGGATCGCGCCCTTGATGATGATGCCGTCCGGCGCGAACTGGTCGACGCCCCACAGCTCGAACGGGATGATGATGTTGCGTTGGAACTGAGGATCCACCGCGATCTCCGCGCCCACCTCGCGCATGATGGCGATGACCTGGTCGAGGTCGGAATGATAGGCGACCTTGAATTCGACGATGTAGACGCCGTACCCGCGCGACGAGTTCTTGATCGCCTTCACGCTGGAGAAGGGGATCGAGTGCAGCGCGCCCTGTCCGTCGCGCAGGCGCAGCGTGCGGATGGTCAGCTGTTCCACCGTGCCGGCGCGGTCGCCCGTATCCACCCAGTCACCGATGGCGATCGTATCCTCGAACAGGATGAACATGCCGGTGATGACGTCCTGCACCAATTGCTGCGAGCCGAAACCGACGGCGAGGCCGATGACGCCGGCACCGGCAAGCAGCGGGGCCACGTTGACGCCGATATTGGCCAGCACCGCGATGACCGTGATGATCGAAAGCGCGATGAACAGGAAGTTGCGCACCAGCGGCAGCAGGGTCTTGGTGCGGCTCGACTGGTGCTTGGCGCGCCCCTTCTTGTCGGTCGGCGCAAGCGCGCCGGCGATCCATCCGTCGAGCGTGATCCAGAGGAACCAGCTGAACAGAAGCGCAAAGGCGATGGACAGGATGGGCCGGGTGATCGTCCATCCCGCGTCCGTCAGCAACCAGCCCTTGAGATCGAGATGCCAGACATCCAGGCAGGCGAAGGCCACGGCCGCCAGGATGACGACCTGGATGATGATGCGCAGAAGCTCGATGTATCGGCTCACGATGACGTCGCGTGAGCCGGACCGTCCGGAGCGGCTTGCGGCGATTCGGGCCAGCGCGTTGTCGAGCCAGGTGGCCAGCAGGAGGCCGCCCGCCACGATCAGAAGCGCGATGGAGGCGTCCATCAGGAAGCTGCCGCCGCCACCCGCCAGCCGCGCCACCACGTTGATGACGATGAAGACGATCGCGAGCAGGTGCCAGAACCGGCCGAAGGCGTTGATCGCGCCGTCCATGATGTTCGTGGCGCGGCTGTCGTCATGGGCGACGCGCCCCTTGAGGATCAGTCGTTGCACGGTGATGCGATGGCGAATGACGAAGACGAGGGCGGTGACCGCCA
This genomic window from Aureimonas sp. OT7 contains:
- a CDS encoding glycerate kinase, with amino-acid sequence MSMQAERALTALREIFMAGVASADPLTVLASHLPKPPENGRVVVVGAGKSAATMARAVEIAWPDVPLTGVVVTRYGHAVPTERIEVLEAAHPVPDEASEAAGRRILAAVSGLTADDLVLALISGGGSALMTVPAEGLTLEDKKAVNRLLLDSGAGINEMNMVRRRLSAVKGGRLAAAAHPARLVTLAISDVPGDDPRAIASGPTVPDVGDDAALAALVSRLEDKLPERVVRLLKADRPAAPEGAPDFRLIATPAMALEAAADKARALGLQPLILGDALEGESRELGRVLAGIALSARRHGHPVKAPAVLLSGGETTVTIGSAAPGRGGRNTECLLALALALKGESGIFAVSGDTDGIDGTEDAAGAVITPDTLARAAAAGFDPASTLAGHDSYSLFAAIGDLVVTGPTLTNVNDLRAILIDG
- a CDS encoding ABC transporter permease gives rise to the protein MSQFAFLGAVELGLVFAFVAMGVYLAFRILDFPDLTVDGSFPLGAAVAAVLILAGWNPWAATGVAMLAGAVAGLVTAALNVQFRILNLLASILTMIALFSINLRVMGRPNIALINQDTMLTPFYGLGLPDFYVRPLFIFVLVVVVLIALWRFLESDIGLAMRATGANPRMARAQGVKTNRLIYLGMAISNALVALGGSLFAQTNGFADVTSGVGTIVVGLAAVIVGETLFRSRLLAIALIGCVAGSILYRIAIQTALSTDALGLKASDLNLVTAALVAIALILPRLRRGGAST
- a CDS encoding ABC transporter ATP-binding protein, yielding MIELSQIGVTFGRGTPLEKKALAGLDLTIDNGAFVTVIGSNGAGKSTMLGVLAGDVLPTEGRVTIGGKDVTRRDTADRARLVARVFQDPLTGSCGALTIEENLALAAARGKRRGLGSALSSRRRDMFRERVSALRLGLEDRMGDRMDLLSGGQRQALSLVMATLSGSEVLLLDEHTAALDPGMAEFVMELTQRLVTEHRLTTLMVTHSMRQALDFGTRTVMLHGGRVVLDVAGDSRHDLTVEDLIEMFRKVRGGELDDDKLLTS
- the otnC gene encoding 3-oxo-tetronate 4-phosphate decarboxylase, with the translated sequence MNEAKARDCLCRMGERLYHRGLVHGTAGNLSVRIDDGWLMTPTNTSLGDLDPERLSKLDAQGRLVCGDKPSKEAFLHTSVYAVRSEAEAIIHTHSTHSVAVSCLDHPEGCPVLPPLTAYYVMRVGELALVPYYRPGDTSLAEAVREAAVKHACVLLANHGPVIAGKGLNEALYALEELEETAKLHLLLQGLKTKPLTEDEVRELMG
- the ltnD gene encoding L-threonate dehydrogenase, which encodes MSEHKPAVCVIGLGSMGMGAARSCIAAGLPTYGVDISEAACAALREAGAADAGPDGRVFASRLDAVLVLVVNAAQVEAVLFGETGLAPALRPGTAVMVSATIAPQDARRFDAMLAERGLVMLDAPVSGGAAKAAIGAMTVMAAGSAEAFAALRPVLSAVAEKVYEIGPEIGQGATVKVVHQLLAGVHIAAGAEAMALAARAGIPLDLMYDVVTHAAGNSWMFEDRMKAVVSGDYTPTSAVDIFVKDMGIVTETGRALKFPLPLASTAFAMYQNASNAGYGAEADSAVIKTFAGIDLPGKAGS
- a CDS encoding DeoR/GlpR family DNA-binding transcription regulator: MALIPAERQSRIVDLVSQRPAVGIAELTRLLKVSHMTVRRDIRSLEEAGRVIAIAGGVRLADPTVSREAPHAAKAALNRAAKAAIGAAAAYLVPQGAAIYLDAGTTILALAAQLARRDDLTIVTNDFAVMELLSSQGGSVLHHTGGLVDRENRSAIGDNAARAIRAFQFDMAFISTSSFSKAGLSVTDPGKGVVKEAAVASAASSILLADSSKFGRRAPYASLPMQAFDILVTDAGLAPECVAAIEDLGLNVIRGGGETA
- a CDS encoding mechanosensitive ion channel domain-containing protein, with protein sequence MKFFLKFLAAITIATAAPALAQTEAPPAAASGQPAATTQSDLQALDRVIGLLNDPSSRDALLQNLTALRATMAGGEPAQPAADATTPAAGAPAEPAAAPAAETEAPQDPATAPILSEDGLLSAVTGSLAEIGQNLPTSALGGPLDEKLTNAGTQVRDRLLAGYGDGSLIAFFTRALIGWGLVATTILALFYLPPLRRGRRMDHRPTQRRQLLIMAGKRLFLGLLPLVAGFCVLVLYSNFIDMPARQRQILAGLTIPVFVAVAVWQIGYCLLMLLGLSRGWHLVSYSQRRILKWLAAVAALGSISTLLADPPLRIVAGWDATDVARLVVDILLAVTALVFVIRHRITVQRLILKGRVAHDDSRATNIMDGAINAFGRFWHLLAIVFIVINVVARLAGGGGSFLMDASIALLIVAGGLLLATWLDNALARIAASRSGRSGSRDVIVSRYIELLRIIIQVVILAAVAFACLDVWHLDLKGWLLTDAGWTITRPILSIAFALLFSWFLWITLDGWIAGALAPTDKKGRAKHQSSRTKTLLPLVRNFLFIALSIITVIAVLANIGVNVAPLLAGAGVIGLAVGFGSQQLVQDVITGMFILFEDTIAIGDWVDTGDRAGTVEQLTIRTLRLRDGQGALHSIPFSSVKAIKNSSRGYGVYIVEFKVAYHSDLDQVIAIMREVGAEIAVDPQFQRNIIIPFELWGVDQFAPDGIIIKGAIRTKPLMQWGVGREFNRRLKKRMDEAGVSYAPSTITTTVLTRESESPTEVLELEPAESTRA
- the otnK gene encoding 3-oxo-tetronate kinase — translated: MRLGIIADDFTGATDIAGFLVANGLGTIQLNGVPDAARTVTADAVVISLKSRSAPVAQAVAESLAALEWLMARDCEQVFFKYCSTFDSTPQGNIGPVTDALMAAMGETLTVICPALPVNGRTIYQGYLFVGDVPMDESGMRHHPVNPMTDANLMRLMQAQSEGKAGNVPYAVVERGADAVRAALEELKAAGVRYAVLDALNADHLKTLGAAVSGMRLVTGGAGLADGICMADTAGFGDPADAEAAGRPGTGRTILLSGSCSQMTNRQVAAYAALAPVVRVSVDEAIADSDGYAGRLLDAVKAVEGGAYAPLVSATVGPEALADIQSRLGAQAASAAVEHLFHALARRLEAEGFQTFIVAGGETSGTVTQALEIGGFHIGPRIAPGVPFVRAVDKPISLALKSGNFGQERFFFEAQDLARAAPSRKGV
- the otnI gene encoding 2-oxo-tetronate isomerase, giving the protein MPRLAANLTMMFTEVPFLDRFEAAADNGFKAVEFLFPYEHRPEEIAERIQRLRLEVALFNMPPGDWAAGERGMAAIPGREAEFARNAGIALAYARALGVKRVHAMSGITRGLDADECRNTFIANMRTACDMFAPDGITILVEALNTRDVPGYFVARQEEAANLCAAVERPNIAVQFDLYHAQIMDGDLTRLAERLNGRFAHVQIASVPERHEPDTGEVDYGHMLGVLDRLGYEGFVGCEYNPRNGTVAGLGWTRPWLGG
- a CDS encoding ABC transporter substrate-binding protein, whose translation is MRKTALAFVTALSLSASALATAAFAADASVAVTAIVEHPALDAVRDGVKEALEEAGFKDGENLTFSYESAQGNPGTAAQIARQFIGEGPDVIVAVSTPSAQAVVSATRDIPVVFTAVTDPVGAQLVQSMEAPGGNVTGISDMSPVAEHVALIQEILPQAKTIGFLYNPGETNSVSSLAALKTAAEAAGLSVVESTASRSSEVQNAARALVGRADVMYVPTDNTIVSALESAVGVAEESDVPLVTADTDSVSRGALAALGFNYHEVGKETGAVVVRILNGEAAGDIPVAVASGSNLVVNKAAAEKMGVTLPAAVLERANQVVE